Proteins encoded together in one Microplitis mediator isolate UGA2020A chromosome 7, iyMicMedi2.1, whole genome shotgun sequence window:
- the LOC130671916 gene encoding uncharacterized protein LOC130671916: protein MAEILNIQKPIIFDESISHYEVHSHQPYASTTFNNSDEIRITIQHQDLCILPSKSALHICGRFTKEDGTAVSETMELVNMAICHMFEEIRYELNAIEIDRCKNVGITSLMKNYISLTPGQANLMENAGWLQTDDKLTNGDGYFDISILLSLLLGFAEDYNRIIMNAKHELILIRSNTDINAYLHTPAAREAAEKVKIVLNKVEWNVPYITMSDKQKIQALSFISNDPAIPLSYRTWQLYEYPLLPKTTKHIWPIKTSTQLEKPRYLVLGFQTARKNVVTKNSSHFDHCNIRDVKVFLNSQSYPYGNLNLNINRNQYALLYDMYTNFQTSYYNKEPEPLLTKAGFLEEAPLYIIDCSKQNESIKSGPVDIRVEFESNDQFPDQTSAYCLILHDRIIEYNPLSSTVRKLI from the coding sequence ATGGCGGAAATCTTGAACATCCAAAAACCAATAATCTTCGATGAATCAATTTCTCACTATGAGGTTCATTCACATCAACCTTATGCTTCAACAACATTTAATAATAGTGATGAAATAAGAATCACTATTCAACATCAGGATTTATGCATTCTACCGAGTAAGAGTGCCTTACACATTTGTGGAAGATTTACGAAGGAAGATGGCACTGCTGTTAGTGAAACTATGGAGTTGGTTAACATGGCCATTTGTCACATGTTTGAAGAAATACGCTACGAATTGAACGCCATTGAAATTGATAGATGTAAGAATGTTGGAATTACAAGTCTTATGAAGAATTATATATCTTTAACCCCCGGGCAGGCTAATTTAATGGAAAACGCCGGGTGGTTACAAACTGATGATAAATTGACTAATGGCGACggatattttgatatttctaTACTGCTGAGTTTATTACTTGGATTCGCTGAAGATTATAATCGGATTATTATGAATGCTAAGCATGAGTTAATTCTCATCAGATCAAACACTGATATTAATGCATATCTACATACACCTGCTGCTAGAGAAGCTgctgaaaaagttaaaatagtTCTCAATAAAGTTGAATGGAATGTACCATACATTACAATGTCGGATAAGCAGAAGATTCAAGCACTAAGTTTTATCTCAAATGATCCAGCTATTCCATTGAGCTATCGTACATGGCAATTATATGAATATCCCCTACTTCCTAAAACAACAAAACATATTTGGCCTATCAAAACTTCAACACAATTGGAGAAACCACGATATCTGGTTCTAGGATTTCAAACTGCAAGAAAAAATGTTGTGACGAAAAATTCCAGTCACTTTGATCATTGTAATATCCGAGATGTAAAAGTTTTCCTCAATTCTCAAAGTTATCCATatggaaatttgaatttaaacatTAATCGCAATCAGTATGCTTTATTATATGATATGTATACTAATTTTCAAACGTCATACTATAATAAAGAGCCGGAACCATTGTTGACTAAAGCAGGATTTTTGGAAGAAGCACCACTCTACATTATCGATTGTTCAAAACAAAATGAATCAATCAAATCTGGACCAGTTGACATTCGTGTTGAATTTGAATCAAATGACCAGTTTCCCGATCAGACATCAGCATACTGCTTAATTCTGCACGATCGTATTATTGAATATAATCCATTAAGTAGTactgtaagaaaattaatttaa
- the LOC130671918 gene encoding uncharacterized protein LOC130671918, with amino-acid sequence MDIENIFNDSCYIPLKWVEKYGLAILWQTIMGQVWRHIESGEDWSEIIYLIDDQKTRLLKLGANVWCYFMVTDNDDEEILHADLQQIAHDPNYFYLDGITARCIRFAASVEGWPGEIVNFSRPGEELMTVDENIEDDDDEDEDNDEDIDDFPSRTPSPPPPYSPPPSYSSLFPIHPLPQTMYAPSTSSYLPSPSLSQPSSSSSLYASFSQSHPSSSTSHAPPSLAPSLSSSSSSPYPSYPQPSLSSSPPAYLPQPSSQQPPYLLPPPSEWSSYLPPAPSSQQLSYLPPPPSPPPTYLPLQPLMPWVDNNNIYYNHPNESVWVPAPPESYQQQPQHRYENNNDHQHFQQQQQQQHMENDF; translated from the exons ATGGATATCGAAAAT atttttaatGATTCATGCTACATACCATTAAAGTGGGTGGAAAAATATGGGTTGGCCATACTATGGCAAACGATCATGGGTCAAGTTTGGCGACATATAGAGTCTGGTGAAGATTGGTCagagattatttatttaattgacgaCCAGAAGACCAGGCTGCTTAAATTGGGAGCGAATGTCTGGTGTTATTTTATGGTGACTGACAATGATGACGAAGAAATTTTGCATGCGGACCTACAGCAAATCGCTCACGATCCAAATTATTTCTACCTCGATGGCATTACAGCTCGCTGCATAAGATTTGCAGCCAGTGTCGAAGGATGGCCAGGtgaaatagttaatttttcaagaCCTGGTGAGGAGCTAATGACGGTGGATGAGAACATTGAA gatgatgatgatgaagatgaGGACAATGATGAAGATATTGATGACTTTCCGTCAAGAACACCATCACCACCTCCACCATATTCTCCACCACCTTCATACTCGTCATTGTTTCCAATTCACCCGCTACCACAAACAATGTACGCCCCATCAACATCGTCGTATTTACCGTCACCATCACTGTCACagccatcatcatcatcgtcattaTATGCATCATTTTCACAGTCACATCCATCATCAAGCACATCACATGCACCACCATCATTGGCACCATCattgtcatcatcatcatcatcaccataCCCATCGTATCCACAaccatcattatcatcatcaccgCCAGCATATTTACCACAACCATCGTCACAGCAGCCACCATATTTGTTACCACCACCTTCAGAATGGTCATCATATTTACCACCGGCACCATCATCACAGCAGCTATCATATTTGCCGCCGCCACCTTCTCCACCACCGACATATTTACCACTACAACCACTGATGCCATgggttgataataataatatttattacaatcaTCCAAATGAATCGGTGTGGGTACCAGCTCCACCAGAATCATACCAGCAACAACCTCAACATCGCTATGAAAACAACAACGATCATCAGCATTttcaacaacaacagcagcaacaaca TAtggaaaatgatttttaa
- the LOC130671917 gene encoding uncharacterized protein LOC130671917, with the protein MGIDIFGRVSSQSNQTQFKGCSSGVGPPGKGFKLTNDGQFDLDQKRLCNVAEPKNESDAVTYNAMKAAINHMDDKYKTHPDLIVELKTKVSALEGSLSDLILYSQQQSNQYLNLKNMENKKKVIAQELHKPARKNYTRRHVDIRGLDETWQADLVEMIPYSSVNSGFKYLLTIIDVFSKYAWAVPIKRKSAGDVRNAMKSVLQQRRYPQNLHVDQGKEFYNKEFKDLIKSHKIHMYSTFSNLKASICERFNRTLKNKMWQEFTAQGSYRWIDMLRNLVDTYNNTKHRTIKMKPIDVTVENEKELFKKIYKPLQINQPVNKRKSKFKVGDKVRINKYKHVFEKGYTPNWTTEIFTIKSVQNTNPTTYKLTDYQNQSIEGGFYNEELSKVKYPDIYLVEKIVKRRGNKYFVKWLGFDSSHNSWVDKSDL; encoded by the exons ATGGGTATCGATATATTTGGACGTGTATCTTCCCAATCGAATCAGACACAATTTAAAGGCTGCAGTAGTGGTGTTGGACCACCTGGAAAAGGTTTCAAGTTAACAAATGATGGACAGTTCGACTTAGACCAAAAGAGGTTATGTAATGTTGCTGAACCTAAGAATGAAAGTGATGCAGTCACATATAATGCTATGAAAGCTGCAATAAACCATATGGATGATAAATACAAAACTCATCCAGACCTcattgttgaattgaaaaccaAAGTGAGTGCATTAGAAGGGAGTCTTAGTGATCTGATTCTATATAGTCAACAGCAATCGAATC AGTATCTAAACTTGAAAAACATGGAAAATAAGAAGAAAGTCATAGCTCAAGAGCTTCACAAACCagcacgaaaaaattatactcgTCGTCATGTTGACATTCGAGGACTTGATGAAACTTGGCAAGCTGATTTAGTGGAAATGATACCATATAGTTCTGTAAATAGTGGATTTAAATATCTACTAACAATTATAGACGTATTCTCAAAGTATGCTTGGGCTGTTcctattaaaagaaaaagtgCTGGTGATGTCAGAAATGCTATGAAGTCTGTATTACAACAAAGGAGGTATCCTCAAAATCTACACGTTGACCAAGGCAAGGAGTTTTACAATAAAGAATTCAAAGATCTcataaaaagtcataaaatTCATATGTACTCAACATTTAGCAACCTAAAAGCATCCATATGTGAACGTTTCAATAGaactctaaaaaataaaatgtggcAAGAATTCACAGCTCAAGGTAGTTACCGATGGATTGATATGCTCAGAAATTTGGTTGATACTTACAACAATACCAAACATCGAACGATCAAAATGAAGCCCATTGATGTAAcagttgaaaatgaaaaagaacTATTCAAGAAGATTTACAAACCCCTTCAAATCAATCAACCGGTGAATAAAAGGAAAAGCAAGTTTAAAGTTGGCGATAAAGTGCGAATAAACAAATACAAGCACGTTTTCGAAAAAGGTTATACACCAAACTGGACTACAGAaatattcacaataaaaaGCGTGCAAAATACTAATCCAACAACGTACAAGCTTACTGATTATCAAAACCAATCAATCGAAGGTGGATTTTACAATGAAGAGCTTAGTAAAGTCAAATACCCTGATATCTACCTTgtagaaaaaatagtaaaaaggcgtggaaataaatattttgtaaagtGGTTAGGATTTGATAGCTCACATAATAGCTGGGTAGACAAATCAGATTTATga